TCACAAACTCCACCGCTCTCCTGATGCTGGTACTGTCTGTAACATCCAGCAGGAGGGTCTTCAGTCTGGAGGAGGTCGCTGCTGCCAAATCTGCTGCTCCTTTCTCTGTGAGACATGCAGCTATGACGTGGAAGCCTTTTCCATCCAGCTGCCGAGCCAGCAGATTCCCGAAGCCGCTGTCACAGCCTGTGATGAACACATGCTTCTGGTTGAAGCCATCAAC
The genomic region above belongs to Plectropomus leopardus isolate mb unplaced genomic scaffold, YSFRI_Pleo_2.0 unplaced_scaffold90651, whole genome shotgun sequence and contains:
- the LOC121940587 gene encoding dehydrogenase/reductase SDR family member 9-like, with the translated sequence LLAALASIRWYIRDSYKVDGFNQKHVFITGCDSGFGNLLARQLDGKGFHVIAACLTEKGAADLAAATSSRLKTLLLDVTDSTSIRRAVEFVSKEVGERGEAGGQRQGVHTDRVPVT